The Gemmatimonas phototrophica region GCTGGCCCTCGGACTCGGCGCCACGGCGCTGGGGCTCATGGCTGGCCGCAAGTAAGCTCTCGCCGCGTCGGCACAACGCGCCTTCACCGTCATCCAGACTCCTTCATGTCGCCTATTCCCGCCGATCTCGCCCAGTACTGCGATGCCCACGATGCGGGCGCGCTGGACGAACTCTTTGCCTTCCTGCGCATCCCATCCGTATCGGCGCGCTCGGAACACAAAGCCGACTGCGCCGCCGCGGCGCAGTTTGTGGCCGAGGCGCTTACGCGCATTGGATTCACCACCAGCGTGGAACCCACTCCCGGTCATCCCATTGTGGTCGGCGAGTGGCGCAAGGCACCAGCCGGCGCTCCCACGTTGCTCATCTACGGGCACTACGATGTCCAGCCGGCCGAACCGCTGGAGCTGTGGACCTCGCCGGCCTTTGAACCCACCATCCGCGACGGCCGTATTTATGCGCGCGGTTCGGTGGACGACAAAGGACAGTTGTACCTGCACATCAAGGCGCTCGAAGCCCATCTTGGCGCGCGCGGCACGCTCCCCGTCAACGTGATTGTGCTGGCCGAAGGCGAAGAAGAAGTGGGGAGCGTGAACCTCGAGCACTTCCTCGAGCGCGAGAAGCAGCGACTGGCCTGCGATGCCGTGGTGATCTCCGACAGCACCATGTTTGCCCCCGGTATTCCCAGCATTCTGTCATCGCTGCGTGGCATGGCGTATCTCGAGATCAACGTGCGCGGCGCCAACGGCGACCTGCACAGCGGCATGTACGGCGGCGCGGTGGTCAACCCGGCCATGGCGCTCGCCCGCATCCTTGCCACCATGCACGATGACACCGGGCGCATCGCCATCCCGGGCTTCTACGACGAGGTGCGGCCGTTCCCTGATCACGTGCGCGCCCAGATGCGCACACTCCCCTTCAGCGACGACGCGCTCATGCACGAGGTGGGCGTCACCGGACTTGGCGGCGAACCCGGATACACCACGCTCGAACGGCTCTGGACACGCCCCACCTGCGAAGTGAACGGACTGCTCAGCGGCTATACGGGAGAAGGCGCCAAGACCGTGCTGCCGGCGGTGTCCATGGCCAAGGTGAGCTTCCGTCTCGTGCCCGACCAGGATCCCGAGAAAATCGCCGAGTTGGTGCAGGATCATGTCGATCGCGTCGCCCCGCCGGGGGTGACCGTCATGGTGGAGCATCTGCACGGTGGTCGTCCGTGGCGCGCCGATTTGCAGGGTCCCATTATCGATGCCGGCAAGGCAGCGCTCACCGCGGCGTTTGGGCGCGAGCCGGTCATTACCGGCGAAGGGGGCAGCATTCCGGTGGTGGGCGACTTTGAGCGCATTCTGGGTGCGCCCGTGCTGCTCATGGGCTTTGGCCTTCCCGGCGAAAACGCGCACGCTCCCAACGAGTGGA contains the following coding sequences:
- a CDS encoding dipeptidase produces the protein MSPIPADLAQYCDAHDAGALDELFAFLRIPSVSARSEHKADCAAAAQFVAEALTRIGFTTSVEPTPGHPIVVGEWRKAPAGAPTLLIYGHYDVQPAEPLELWTSPAFEPTIRDGRIYARGSVDDKGQLYLHIKALEAHLGARGTLPVNVIVLAEGEEEVGSVNLEHFLEREKQRLACDAVVISDSTMFAPGIPSILSSLRGMAYLEINVRGANGDLHSGMYGGAVVNPAMALARILATMHDDTGRIAIPGFYDEVRPFPDHVRAQMRTLPFSDDALMHEVGVTGLGGEPGYTTLERLWTRPTCEVNGLLSGYTGEGAKTVLPAVSMAKVSFRLVPDQDPEKIAELVQDHVDRVAPPGVTVMVEHLHGGRPWRADLQGPIIDAGKAALTAAFGREPVITGEGGSIPVVGDFERILGAPVLLMGFGLPGENAHAPNEWISQENYQLGIRAAAVLYEEFGVRGTR